Proteins encoded in a region of the Pelmatolapia mariae isolate MD_Pm_ZW linkage group LG16_19, Pm_UMD_F_2, whole genome shotgun sequence genome:
- the prlh2r gene encoding prolactin releasing hormone 2 receptor → MDWERSLNRTKVNFSTPFSAPSFSGLDLLFNLKLIFIPLYSAVVLVACSGNLLLLFLIWHNKKRHNTTNFLISNLALVDLVMCIFCVPLTASYAFDKRGWVFGSHMCHFVTVMQSAAVYAAVLSLMAIAVDRYVVVAYPIRKRAGYRFCWVLVVLIWLSSLALSTPTALHTVYLDLQAAGLQMAVCEEFWDGQEQGRLIYSCFILFFSYFVPLVAVSISYCAISYQLKHRMTSSLTACTELRSARATWSRRRKKTFCLLLVSVLCFAFSWLPLQVVNLIRDLDTDFSILGKNYINVIQVSSHLFAMSSACYNPFIYASLHNKFLSYLCLHFLPWRKGKAKDRRQGSSVLTVSHRMPRLYTSTIAADLQGVVANNADPQENYT, encoded by the exons ATGGACTGGGAAAGATCACTGAATCGAACCAAGGTGAACTTTTCTACTCCa TTCTCAGCCCCCTCTTTCTCTGGGCTCGACCTCCTGTTTAACCTGAAGCTCATCTTCATCCCTCTCTACTCTGCTGTGGTCCTGGTTGCGTGCTCTGgcaacctcctcctcctcttcctcatctgGCACAATAAGAAAAGACACAACACGACCAATTTTCTCATCAGCAACCTGGCACTCGTCGACCTGGTGATGTGCATCTTCTGCGTCCCTTTGACAGCGTCCTATGCATTTGATAAGCGCGGATGGGTGTTTGGATCCCACATGTGCCATTTTGTCACCGTCATGCAATCCGCAGCTGTTTACGCAGCCGTCCTCTCCCTCATGGCCATTGCGGTGGATCGTTACGTAGTTGTGGCTTATCCCATCCGAAAGAGAGCAGGCTACCGCTTCTGCTGGGTTCTTGTGGTCCTGATCTGGCTCTCCTCTCTGGCTTTATCCACGCCTACGGCACTGCACACTGTCTACCTGGACCTCCAGGCTGCAGGCCTGCAGATGGCTGTGTGTGAGGAGTTCTGGGATGGCCAGGAGCAGGGTCGCCTCATTTACTCCTGTTTCATTCTCTTCTTCTCCTACTTTGTCCCACTGGTTGCTGTCTCCATTTCCTACTGTGCCATTTCCTATCAGCTGAAACACAGGATGACTTCGAGCTTGACAGCATGCACGGAGCTGAGATCTGCACGGGCCACCTGGAGCAGACGGAGGAAGAAGACCTTCTGCTTGCTGCTGGTTTCAGTTCTCTGCTTTGCCTTCTCCTGGCTTCCTTTACAG GTGGTGAACCTGATCCGTGACCTGGACACAGACTTCTCCATCCTGGGGAAGAACTATATCAACGTCATCCAGGTGTCCAGTCACCTCTTTGCCATGAGCTCCGCTTGCTACAACCCATTCATTTATGCTTCGCTGCATAACAAATTCCTCTCTTACCTGTGTCTCCACTTCCTGCCCTGGagaaaaggaaaagcaaaagACAGGCGACAAGGGTCAAGCGTCCTGACGGTGTCTCACAGAATGCCGCGCCTTTACACCTCCACCATTGCGGCAGATTTGCAGGGTGTTGTTGCAAATAATGCCGATCCTCAAGAAAACTACACGTAA